ctcccagacacttggccctgaaacaatatcagcatcgtgctcttctctcaaataccatttattaaaaccccataATGCCTTTggttttaaggggagtttacaggatgaggcgtcccccaaacacatggccccaaaattggttatcaaattcgttatctaataTCAAATACCTTACACTtgagggggtgttttagggaaggggtgatgccctcaaTATacggtcctacatttggatatcaaatttgtattctactcccatatgcctttatttgagccccatattgcgatggtcagtaaaaaattgctgtttgtggggtattttcctttcatttgagtcccatattgtcgtgattggtttaaatatatatttggtaggttttaggatggggcggccccctaggtaccccatccgaaatttggataccaaatttttatttttagggtactataagagagcatacaatatttcacttaaatcgcaccacccatcatcgAGAACTGGCGTTTCGGACAATAAGGGTAAGGAGGAAGGTCatcccctttcagatatcaaaaaatgtagtaccctattttcatcgcGATCATTGTGcatagtcttgatcgtcatgttattttaagtcgatctagacatgtccgtccgtctgtccgtctgtctgtccgtccgtccgtctgtctgtcgaaagcaggagagtaaagctagccacaattttgcacaaatacgttttattagtgtaggtcggttgggattgtaaatgggccaaatcagtccataacctgatatagctgccatataaaccgatcttgggtcttgacttcttgaaccactagagggcgcaattcttattcgaatggactgaaatattacccaatgacttctactatggtcttcaacattcaattaacttatggcccgaatcggactatagcttgatatatttCTGATagtataacaattcttatccatttttctttgtttgcctaaaaagaaataccgtgcaaagaactcgacaaatgcgatccatggtaaagggtatataagattcggcccggccgaacttagtacgctcttactaGTTTTAATATTTCGAAGCCTTTCAAGGTTCATAAAGATTCAATTATATTAAAGTCCCACGAGTTCGATTTAAGTGGCTGTTTGCCATCAGACCTACTTAGACGTCTTCGTCCACTGTTATACCACAAGAACCGTAGAAGGAAAATgatttctagttcctaccgttgaaccatccacataGCCCAACAACCTAAAGAGGGATGcatacacagcagatgttctatagtctcttctttctcgatgtcctcatagcttctgcacccagaacagttgaacattgaactgttcagccatctcgttgagagatcagcAACAGTCAATAGCTGCTTTTGAGCTCAAAAAGATGTTCTTCTGGGATTTAAGGGCTTTctggctgtttgagaagatatttacgccaatcttcgttatgacattaaatCTTGGACATtctaccacttctttaattgcagggatctccgcttgatacacactacagtggccgatatgaccagttctagttcttcagggtacaccccaaagcccacctggtggtctagtttgaaaccatctgcATAGGAATAATGGTACAATGGGTAATCCACACTGACTGGAACATCGGGAAATGTATATGTTTACGGATGTCAGAGCGACTGGATGGAGAGTGAGTAGAATGCTGTGACAAAATTGATAGAGCGAAATTAAAGTGCAGTTAGTGAATTTTGGGAAgttattttttgggcaattgAGACTTTTGCGTCGGAGGAGTCTTCGATTCTGGGAAGGATTAAGAGTGTGAGGGTAATGGTGAAGAGAGTAAAGGGTAGAAGGTGAGTGAAGCAGGTGGAGGACGTCGGACGTCGCTATGAGTACCGATTCGTCGCTGCTCCGTGCTGGACGGGAGGCTGCTGGTAGGATTGGAGGGTAGTGGAGTCTCAGGATTTGGTCTCTGGTGGAAGTCCTGGGGAGGACGCGCAAACCTCTCTTAAGTTGGAGTCTCTCAACGAGGGTGTTTCTGTGGAGGCGAAGAAGTCAGGTGGTGGAGCAGCTAATGGTGTTTTGTCAGCTGCTGGTGTGAATGAGAGTATGGCGATGATGTTGGTAGTGCCAGTGGATCAATGGTTAATGGCGCTGGTGGCGCTGCCAGTGTAGTGGTTAAAGGGCCTTCAACTCCAAGGAGGGCAAAGAGGAAGATTATGGCGCGTAGGAGGGTGTTTGCACCCTTGGAAAGGGGAGATTGCGAGGATGGAGTGATTGTTAGTGAGATAAAGGAGGTAATAAATGGTTTGATGATGAAGTTTCTGTGGCCAAGAGGCTGGTCCCCAAAGTAGTTGTCCTCGGGGTACATGCTGCCATAACTCCAGATGAGTTTATGGCTGACCTGTACTCCTTGAATTTGAAGGACTTGATGAATAAGGACGTCTTCCGTCGgaccgtccgtttgtctattgCGCCTTAAAAGAATAAGGGCGGTGCTGTCAACGTCATTTTGGAGTGTACTCCAAGGGCGGCGGATAAGTTGTCTGAGAAGGGGGCGTAGTGAAGGGGTTCCGCTTCACCGCCCGGTTGCAGGATGCGGTCTTCGGAGTGATTGTTAGTGAGATAAAGGAGGTAATAAATGGTTTGATGATGAAGTTTCTGTGGCCAAGAGGCTGGTCCCCAAAGTAGTTGTCCTCGGGGTACATGCTGCCATAACTCCAGATGAGTTTATGGCTGACCTGTACTCCTTGAATTTGAAGGACTTGATGAATAAGGACGTCTTCCGTCGgaccgtccgtttgtctattgCGCCTTAAAAGAATAAGGGCGGTGCTGTCAACGTCATTTTGGAGTGTACTCCAAGGGCGGCGGATAAGTTGTCTGAGAAGGGGGCGTAGTGAAGGGGTCCGCTTCACCGCCCGGTTGCAGGATGCGGTCTTCGCATCCCACCATTCTATAGAATTTGACTATAGGACACGGGattgccgatttcgctgaaatttgaaacagtgagttgtttttaggccacccgacatccgccccaaatatgtttcagatcgaactatatatagataaagctgtcatatagaccgatctgtcgtttAAAGGTCTGGaactcataaaagctgcatttattacccgatttcgatgaaattttaaccagtgagttgttttaagccacccgccatctgacccaaatatagttaaGATCGAAatgtatttgaatatagctgtcacatagatcgatatgccgataaagggtctgaaactttttacccattttcattgaaatttgaaatagtgagttgttttaagccttcagacatccgacccaaatatgagtcaGGTCAGACAATatagatttagctgtcatatagatcaatcttccaatttagggtcttaatttcATAATTCCCGGCTGACACTGgacaactatgagcaccacacaggctggaactttgagctccgacttgtttGGTGTCCATCTTTATCAAGGGAAGCTTTGCTGAAAACTATCGggggcgtccacaggttgcggatggtggaaagctccgtttttatgcggaataACTACAAATGCGGCcgtgggcagtcagcgattttcgagaggagagtctgggtgaggagtcaggtggctctgactcttaattaaatacggAGTGCCaacgatactcgagatgacaaggcggaTATTGGCGCCTtctaataaccaatggccaacatcagcgtctgttcccaggttaggggcggctggagacgagcgtcggatcttgaagcaagcggctcgccataaCGAGGTATATACACTCCCACAAAATCCATGCGGTTgtggcgctgggccagtaaccggcccccggaaaactatgagaaacaaattccataaaaagcagattaaTTGTCTGAAATAGTGACTTGtttatgagttctcgggacctgaatgaaatatgatcgagaccagccactattaagatataactacggatatagtagtggagttataagaaactatgatgattattatatccttgtttaatttggtccagatcggaccagaattggttataggtgccatataaaacgatctctcgatttaaagtcttggccctataaaaagcgcatttactatccgatttcgttgaaatttgacgcagtgacttatgttaggcttttcgacatccttgtcctttatggttcagatcggtttgcatatagctgccaaaaaggccaatatttttttggtctacaaaaatgaacagtgacttatattgggttgcccaaaaagtaattgcggatttttcatatagtcggcgttgacaaattttttcacagcttgtgactctgtaattgcattctttcttctgtcagttatcatctgttacttttagcttgctttagaaaaaaagtgtaaaaaagtatatttgattaaagtttattctaagtttaattaaaaatgcatttactttctttaaaaaaatccgcaattactttttgggcaacccaatatatttgattaaagtccattctaagttttattaaaaatgcatttactttcttttaaaaaatccgcaattactttttgggcaacccaatatttattggaccactccaagtccgtgtcgaatttgagtGCAAAGTtatccatttttcaccggattgtgacgattGGTGGTTTTTAGATATATACCCTAAGAGGTggatcgcagaggttagcacaattgtgtgacgctgaacgcctgggttcgaatcctggcgagaccatcagtaaaaagtggtggttttcccctcctaatgctggcaacatttgtgaggtactatgccatgtaaaacttctctccaaagaggtgtcgcactgcggcacgcctataaaaaggaggccccttatcattcagcttaaacttgagtcggactgcactcattgatatgtgagaagtttgcccctgttccttagtggaatgttcatgggcaaaatttgcaatttgcaattttccctaggtggtgggtatccaaagttcggcccggccgaacttaaagccttttaacTTGTCTTTATTTATGCCTCCTCTtctcatattttattttgtgtgtttGCTTTATTCCAGAACTCCACCCTCGGCCTTGGGCGTTCAAGTGCGCTATGAAGAAATGATGAAAATGTTCGGTATGAAGGGTCACTTCTGCCAGACCATACCCGAACTGCAAGAAGCTGTAAAGGCATCGCAAAAGCTTTCCGATAAGCCAACCATTATAAATGTGGCCATCAGTCCGTCATCGGATAGAAAGCCACAATCATTCAATTGGCTCACCGAATCCAAATTGTAAAAATTCTAAATCTAAGCAGCAGTGTTTTGTTACAAGTATTTTAGTAAAACCGTTAGGAAAAGTAAGGCCAAATGAAAATGTCGACGACGACTATGACGATGAATTTGGTCaggtattttgcacaaataaaagTAAATTATTTTTCATTCTTGTTCTTAAgactatgtatgtatgtatgtatggtgGTTAGGGTGTACTGACAAAGAAGAAATTTGTAAAATGGTTTTCATTGagtatacaacaacaaaacataaaagtgtaaaacattcctcctcctcctcttaatcccaaattttaaaatagttAAATGACCGTTGTTTTTAATGATTCacgagaaaataaaaattgtttacaatattcttttttttttatataaaagaaaaataaacgaatttattagaaaacaaaaagccAATACACATGAAATGAGTTAATCGCATTGTTTTTTCAAATCTTCATCGAGGCCCAAATGCTTTAGGAAACACTGGAAATTCACCAGGCGCCCCTTGTGCAGGAAGGGTATTTTGGGACAGAGCTCAAAGGCCAAATTCACCGGGGTAATATCGGGCACCTTGCCACAATTCATGTCCAGGAAGTTAAGCAAATCACAAACTTCAATCTCTCCACAGGCATTTTGGTTCAACACACGCATCATATCGTCGATTAGCTCCTGGGGGAAAGGCAGACGACAGCCTTTTACGGCAGATCTGATTTTACTCTCGGACAGGTAGGGTTTGTTTAAaggatttatgtggaacaaatACTCTTTCATTTCGTCTATGCCATTCCAAAGGCTGCGCTTCATCTCCAAGTGGACAGCTGCCCTTACAATTTCACGATTACAGGTAATGGGTGGGGCCTGTTCGGCTGAGAAGAAACGACATATGGTGATGATCTCATGATTGGTGATGTTGTCGCCCAGGGCAGAGACCAAGGCCTGCTTAAGGGTCTCATAGCCAATGGCATGAACCTCCTTGGCATCGGCATTTGCATCTGGTAGACATTTGCAGACAAAGTCTTTGTAGCTGTTACGCAAAGTTTCGCGTACCTTGTTCATAATGGATTGTATATCGGCAAGAGGGAACTGAAAAGGAGGGGAATATGTACCCCATTAAAGGTAATCGAAATGAATGGCTTTCGCAGCATACTCACCTGCTGTGGATGTTGCTCCATATAAATCAAGGTATACTCATCGGCCGATACCACATGGAATATATGATCCTTTAGACTGACCGTGGCCCCAATATAGAAATTGTAGGGCTCATAATATTGTGGTCTTCGCGAGGTGAATTTCTGCTGACCCGGCAAAGGTATGCGCGAACGCTTGAGAAATTCACCTCCCAGGAAACCAGAATTTCTGGCAGCCACCTCAAATATTTGTATGGTATCATCGGatagaaaatatgaaataataaaCATACGCTCACAATTCTCCCTTATGGTGGACAAGACTTTGGCTCCAAAACGCAAAATGTAACGATCCAATTGTATGAATTTCTTAAAGTCCGCCTGTGGTGGTTTGGACTCCACCGATATGCAATTGCCCTCGGAATCCTCATAGGAACCCCAGCCATTGTAGGGTGGCAATATGCGTTCACGGCGTCTAGCCGTACTGGCATCGTCCGATCTGTAAGGCACTGGAGCCGGTGAGAAATCTTCAATGCCATACTAAAGAAAATATGGTAAGATTTGTTATTTGTCCCTTTTTTTGATTgaccattttctttttcttttaccTTTTTGCGATAATAGGTTTTGGTGAATTCATCGCAATCTGTGAGTACCACCGCCCTGCCATATACATTGAGTACCGTTCCAATTTGTAAATCCTGATCCTTGTAGTAGGTGATTTCTTTGCGTCCCACATCCAGAGGATCCATAACATAACGCACATTACGCATATTGGTGCCCAGAACATTCAATAGACTTTGTGGAGTCTGTTGACCAGGTAACGAAAGGCCAGAGAATTCCTGGaattcaaagaaattaaaagaATTTGGTAATGGAAATTTATGTAGGGTCATCACCACATAACAAAAAGAGGAGATTGGTAGTTGTTAGCAGAGCGCTAAAATTCCAGAACACAACTcggaaattttcagctaaatcggcgaAAAATTTCGTCTTCGAGtgcccaaaaagtcaaatatgGTGATAGTTTAGATGACATGAACTGATGGTAACGGGCCATCAAGGGGGACGATGTGGCTGACGAGCAGGCCAGGTTTGGGTCGTGGATGGATGATTGGGTCTGGGAGTGCGACGCCGATTGTGGACCCCCCTCTGTGTTGGCCGTTTGGGATGGTAgaacgaggacgtcgattgttctCGAGCTGGGGAAGAGTGAATTTGGATTGTTGGTGGGAgtccttgttgttgtagcagtgtgttgtgttctaactttcgtctgcttgattctgttgagtgtccagatccaggaactctgcaactaagatggggtgcctccagagggatctgagtctgagtggagtgggttgttgttgtagcagtttattttgttgtatccttcgtctgcttgattctgttgagtgtcaagacccaggaacttggcgactaagatgggttgcgtccacagggatctgggtctgagtggagtgggtctggccgggaaGTTACACagatgacgtgtatcgtgcggtccctggttacaattgggacatacatcttgcacgtcggcatcaatcctagctctgtaggaattgaggcggctgcatctgtaattgagccagaactactctggtttgccgggggaggtcgatttctttgGGTGCAATgcgtggcggtcgttctccaaggactacattcacccggtagccaattaacgcgtctgctaccgtgtctgcatgaatgttgttcagacccgcttgatatgccgcttgatctagaggttctctcttgtagcgctgaacctcacgctctagatcgtgtagatctaccttaaggcttctgggcggtggatatctatccacaagatgatgatttgaatggttctgcgataacagcccaaaaggtatagcttagacagcatgtagttatgtcttcgcactggtaggatctttgtctcctgatggaggtggtccacatgagaactgaggagacagcccgtcgcagtttggagggcggcattatgacagatctgaatattattccactgtgtgtcacaaagttgacgagaccacactggcgctgcataacttaccacagaccggccaattgctttgtacatggtcaacaaggtttctttgtctgcaccccaagtgctgccagcgagtgacttgaggaccttgtttctacttttgactttattacagattgctgtggcatgtggggagaaagtgtaggagctgtcaaatgtgacgccaagtattttgggacacttgatggtcggaatcatttctccatcgaccatcacagtcagctcagtattcacctcacgcgtatttgtagtgaacagtgtggctgaagatttggtggcggatatcttcagatttcttgcagcgaaatatgaggcaagctcgttgaggtagacgttccacctattgcagatgtcatcaatgggtgggggcctgatgccatgatcgtacaatcgtccgcatatgatacgatctctatgccgtctggaaggggtggaatggaggatagttagaggttaaacagtgccggagatatcacgctaccttggggaactccctgtttcactctacggtgtttcgacttcttattccttaattccacaaatgactggcgaccccACAGATCATTCGCGACCCATTGTTTCAGGCTTGGccggagggacgtgttggcgatgtcctcaaatagtttggcatggctgactttgtcgaatgccttcgataggtacAGTGCCacgattcttcaacatcaatgtagagattccgtcggggcccaacgccttagaagatttagcgccacggatgacattcgtaacttcgcccacggtaaattgtggtggctgtccatcggctcggagaccagcgaatggctctcctccttgccctctctctctcgggatgcacaataaattgacggttgaccaacctggcgcatctctttggatcagtcacggttatctcgccaaaagtgactgaggtcctgtcatcccgtctaccggggttcgagagtgactcaacagtggcccacagtttgcctacaccggtgcctaagttacattgctccaagtgttccagccacaaattccgcttatgttcgttgactaccctgtttatttccag
The genomic region above belongs to Stomoxys calcitrans chromosome 5, idStoCalc2.1, whole genome shotgun sequence and contains:
- the LOC131997568 gene encoding EF-hand domain-containing family member C2-like, which translates into the protein MLRIPGMPFLPGTTFRDISKTKYPKAQTLMSYKGISMLNDRKPPGLVDSHGMIVDPNCPPAQVPSTYPPKVGPKLPPWLAYDKQVLCFNAYFKETLQEVYHAPYQVRKVKIFYYLEDGTMQIVEPKVLNSGIPQGCMVHRQRIPKAPPCQSEFISILDLNVNITVQIFDRVYHITSCDKFTRHFLNKSGIPVPDPIDEPVDPTTEMRKRSGLKLTNPIPKKHSFAQFLEFDRKVLKFQGYWDDRSEFGDVRKLDICYYLSDDTMDIKERFPKNSGREGPSTFLKRCKLPREFSGLSLPGQQTPQSLLNVLGTNMRNVRYVMDPLDVGRKEITYYKDQDLQIGTVLNVYGRAVVLTDCDEFTKTYYRKKYGIEDFSPAPVPYRSDDASTARRRERILPPYNGWGSYEDSEGNCISVESKPPQADFKKFIQLDRYILRFGAKVLSTIRENCERMFIISYFLSDDTIQIFEVAARNSGFLGGEFLKRSRIPLPGQQKFTSRRPQYYEPYNFYIGATVSLKDHIFHVVSADEYTLIYMEQHPQQFPLADIQSIMNKVRETLRNSYKDFVCKCLPDANADAKEVHAIGYETLKQALVSALGDNITNHEIITICRFFSAEQAPPITCNREIVRAAVHLEMKRSLWNGIDEMKEYLFHINPLNKPYLSESKIRSAVKGCRLPFPQELIDDMMRVLNQNACGEIEVCDLLNFLDMNCGKVPDITPVNLAFELCPKIPFLHKGRLVNFQCFLKHLGLDEDLKKQCD